The following are encoded together in the Mycolicibacterium arabiense genome:
- a CDS encoding 50S ribosomal protein L25/general stress protein Ctc, translating into MAKTKAHLPNNLTVKVRTETGKGASRRARREGKVPAVLYGHGTDPQHLELPARELAAVLRNFGTNAVLTLDVEGTEALALPKQIEIHPIRRNIQHVDLIVVRRGEKVTVEVNVVVEGDAAPGTLVTQETNSIEIESDAMSIPEQLTLSIEGTPAGTQITAGQIELPDGVTLISDPELLVVNVIVAPTEEELEAEGGGPSLEEQAEEAAESEGEGDEDGEASSDSESDSDS; encoded by the coding sequence ATGGCCAAGACCAAGGCCCACCTTCCGAACAACCTGACCGTCAAGGTCCGCACCGAGACCGGCAAGGGCGCGTCGCGTCGCGCTCGCCGCGAGGGCAAGGTGCCCGCCGTGCTGTACGGCCACGGCACCGACCCGCAGCACCTCGAACTGCCCGCACGTGAGCTGGCGGCCGTGCTTCGTAACTTCGGCACCAACGCGGTGCTGACGCTCGACGTCGAGGGCACCGAGGCACTCGCGCTGCCCAAGCAGATCGAGATCCACCCGATCCGTCGCAACATCCAGCACGTCGACCTCATCGTGGTGCGCCGCGGCGAGAAGGTGACCGTCGAGGTCAACGTCGTCGTCGAGGGCGACGCCGCGCCCGGCACCCTGGTCACCCAGGAGACCAACAGCATCGAGATCGAGTCCGACGCGATGTCGATCCCGGAGCAGCTGACGCTGTCGATCGAGGGCACCCCTGCCGGCACGCAGATCACCGCCGGCCAGATCGAGCTGCCCGACGGCGTCACGCTGATTTCGGATCCCGAACTGCTGGTCGTCAACGTCATCGTCGCGCCGACCGAAGAAGAACTCGAAGCCGAGGGTGGTGGCCCGTCGCTCGAGGAGCAGGCCGAAGAGGCCGCCGAGTCCGAGGGCGAGGGCGACGAGGACGGCGAGGCATCGTCGGATTCCGAGTCCGACTCCGACTCCTGA
- the pth gene encoding aminoacyl-tRNA hydrolase, with amino-acid sequence MAEPLLVVGLGNPGPQYATTRHNLGFLVADVLADRIGSGFKVHKKSGAEVVTGRLGGRSVVLAKPRTYMNESGRHVGPLAKFYSVAPADVVVLHDELDIDFGRIRLKFGGGVAGHNGLRSVGSALGTNDFARVRLGIGRPPGRQSGASFVLENFASRELPEVGLLCEQAADATELLIRDGLEPAQNVVHAWG; translated from the coding sequence GTGGCCGAGCCGCTGCTGGTGGTCGGCCTGGGCAATCCAGGCCCGCAGTACGCCACCACCCGGCACAACCTGGGCTTCCTGGTCGCCGACGTGCTCGCCGACCGGATCGGCTCGGGCTTCAAGGTCCACAAGAAGTCCGGCGCCGAGGTGGTCACCGGCCGCCTCGGCGGCCGGTCGGTGGTGCTGGCCAAGCCGCGCACCTACATGAACGAGTCGGGGCGCCACGTCGGCCCCCTGGCGAAGTTCTACTCCGTGGCGCCTGCCGACGTCGTCGTGCTGCACGACGAACTCGACATCGACTTCGGCCGCATCCGGCTGAAGTTCGGTGGCGGGGTCGCCGGGCACAACGGCTTGCGTTCGGTCGGTTCGGCATTGGGCACCAACGACTTCGCCCGGGTGCGGCTCGGCATCGGCCGGCCGCCCGGGCGGCAGTCGGGCGCATCGTTCGTGCTGGAGAACTTCGCGTCCAGGGAGCTGCCGGAGGTCGGACTGCTCTGCGAGCAGGCCGCCGACGCCACCGAACTCCTGATCCGCGACGGCCTGGAACCCGCGCAGAACGTCGTACACGCCTGGGGCTAG
- a CDS encoding oxidoreductase, with product MSDWTAADLPSFAGRTVIVTGANSGLGEVTARELARAGATVILAVRNEEKGRAAAATMPGDTEVRRLDLQDLASVRAFADGVAKVDVLVNNAGIMAVPYAKTVDGFESQIGTNHLGHFALTNLLLPKVSDRVVTVSSIMHLIGVISLKDLNWTSRPYLAWPAYGQSKLANLLFTKELQRRLTQVGSPVRAIAVHPGYSATNLQGNTGNAVGSKLWRAANAVATDADFGARQSLYAVSQDIPGDSFVGPRYAMRGATQLVGRSPLARNAKTAAALWDLSAQLTGTDFAYAAKL from the coding sequence ATGAGCGACTGGACTGCTGCCGACCTGCCCTCGTTCGCTGGACGCACCGTCATCGTCACCGGCGCCAACAGCGGCCTCGGCGAGGTGACCGCTCGCGAACTGGCCCGGGCTGGAGCCACCGTGATCCTGGCCGTGCGCAACGAGGAGAAGGGCCGGGCCGCCGCGGCGACCATGCCCGGCGACACCGAGGTGCGCCGCCTCGACCTGCAGGACCTCGCATCGGTGCGCGCGTTCGCCGACGGCGTCGCCAAGGTCGACGTCCTGGTGAACAACGCCGGCATCATGGCGGTGCCCTACGCCAAGACCGTCGACGGCTTCGAGAGCCAGATCGGCACCAACCACCTCGGCCACTTCGCGCTGACCAACCTGCTGCTGCCCAAGGTGAGCGACCGCGTCGTCACGGTGTCGTCGATCATGCACCTGATCGGCGTGATCAGCCTCAAGGACCTGAACTGGACGTCGCGGCCGTACCTGGCGTGGCCGGCGTACGGGCAGTCCAAGCTGGCCAACCTGTTGTTCACCAAGGAGTTACAGCGCAGGCTGACCCAGGTCGGCTCGCCCGTGCGCGCGATCGCGGTGCACCCGGGTTACTCGGCCACCAACCTGCAGGGCAACACCGGCAACGCCGTGGGCAGCAAGTTATGGCGCGCGGCGAACGCGGTCGCAACCGACGCCGACTTCGGCGCCAGGCAGTCGCTCTACGCGGTGTCCCAAGACATCCCGGGCGATTCATTCGTCGGGCCGCGCTACGCGATGCGGGGCGCCACCCAGCTGGTGGGACGCAGCCCACTGGCGCGCAACGCGAAGACCGCCGCCGCGCTGTGGGACCTGTCGGCGCAGCTCACGGGCACCGACTTCGCGTACGCAGCCAAGCTCTGA
- a CDS encoding epoxyqueuosine reductase, which produces MASDVSPRIADHPTVRKMRGRTLKPPAVIDADWLRQVCLDAGADDAAFATIDDPALESEREHADAALPGARSFISLVVKMNRDNVRSVARSVANQEFHRSGEIINEAAHRITRVLQDAGYRSLNPSATFPMEMDRFPGRIWVVAHKPVAVAAGLGVMGIHRNVIHPKFGNFVLLATIIVDAPISEYGQPLDYSPCLECKLCVAACPVGAIKKDGAFDFFACSTHNYREFMGGFTDWVETVADSEDGADYRSRVTDSESASMWQSLSFKANYKAAYCLAVCPAGEEVIGPYLDDRKSFMDTVLKPLQEKRETLYVLADSEAKAFAERRYPHKPTKVIGSGIGGRG; this is translated from the coding sequence ATGGCCTCGGACGTATCGCCCCGCATCGCCGATCACCCCACCGTGCGGAAGATGCGCGGCCGCACGCTCAAGCCGCCCGCGGTGATCGACGCCGACTGGTTGCGCCAGGTGTGCCTCGACGCCGGCGCCGACGACGCGGCGTTCGCCACCATCGACGATCCCGCGCTGGAGTCCGAACGCGAGCACGCCGACGCAGCATTGCCGGGGGCGCGCAGCTTCATCTCGCTGGTGGTCAAGATGAACCGGGACAACGTGCGGTCGGTAGCCAGGAGCGTCGCCAACCAGGAGTTCCACCGCAGCGGGGAGATCATCAACGAAGCGGCGCACCGCATCACGCGCGTGCTGCAGGACGCGGGCTACCGGTCGCTGAACCCGTCGGCCACGTTCCCGATGGAGATGGACCGCTTCCCGGGCCGCATCTGGGTGGTCGCGCACAAACCCGTCGCGGTCGCCGCCGGGCTCGGCGTGATGGGCATCCACCGCAACGTCATCCACCCGAAGTTCGGCAACTTCGTCCTGCTCGCCACGATCATCGTGGACGCGCCGATCTCCGAATACGGTCAGCCGCTGGACTACTCGCCGTGCCTGGAGTGCAAGCTGTGCGTGGCGGCGTGCCCGGTCGGAGCGATCAAGAAGGACGGCGCCTTCGACTTCTTCGCGTGCTCGACGCACAACTACCGCGAGTTCATGGGCGGCTTCACCGACTGGGTGGAGACCGTCGCCGACAGCGAGGACGGGGCCGACTACCGTTCGCGGGTCACCGATTCCGAGAGCGCGTCGATGTGGCAGAGCCTGTCGTTCAAGGCGAACTACAAGGCCGCCTACTGCCTCGCGGTCTGCCCGGCGGGCGAGGAGGTCATCGGGCCCTACCTCGACGACCGCAAGTCCTTCATGGACACCGTGCTCAAGCCGCTGCAGGAGAAGCGCGAAACGCTGTACGTGCTGGCCGATTCCGAGGCCAAGGCATTCGCGGAGCGGCGCTACCCGCACAAGCCGACGAAGGTCATCGGCAGCGGGATCGGCGGCCGGGGCTGA